A part of Candidatus Electrothrix aestuarii genomic DNA contains:
- a CDS encoding SCO family protein, with the protein MRQGWLFPALFILLLLTCPFQASAEPGKGAEGTKKEYKVGDPELDVIWVDEQNGKYLPLDRTFQDETGNSVQLKDIIDKPTLLLPVYFHCPNSCTLNLSHLTDAVNRSNFSPGKDFNLIALSFNDGDTPAKAKAAKENYLPLLPKSFPQESWRFLTGSKEDILALTNAIGYRFEQRNDGTFIHPSAVVAVAADGMIIKYVYGNFISGDVDMAISEAQQGIPALSVRRFLDYCFNYAPEKTRAFFTNIKLFVVLGFVCAGGLFFLWLRRKDKKKWEEEEAVHDEHHQTGNKV; encoded by the coding sequence ATGAGACAAGGCTGGCTCTTTCCTGCTCTTTTCATTCTGCTGCTTCTTACTTGCCCGTTCCAGGCTTCTGCGGAACCGGGCAAGGGGGCAGAGGGAACGAAGAAAGAGTATAAGGTCGGCGATCCTGAGCTTGATGTCATTTGGGTGGATGAACAAAATGGCAAATATCTTCCCCTAGACAGGACCTTTCAGGATGAAACCGGGAACTCAGTTCAACTCAAAGATATTATAGATAAACCAACCCTCCTCCTTCCCGTCTATTTCCACTGTCCCAATAGTTGCACCCTCAACCTTTCCCACCTGACCGATGCCGTCAACAGGTCAAACTTCAGCCCTGGTAAAGATTTTAACCTGATCGCCCTGAGTTTTAATGATGGGGATACTCCTGCAAAGGCAAAGGCGGCCAAGGAAAATTATCTGCCGCTCCTGCCCAAGTCTTTTCCGCAGGAGAGCTGGAGGTTTCTCACCGGCAGCAAGGAGGATATCCTGGCCTTGACCAATGCCATCGGCTATCGCTTTGAACAACGAAATGACGGGACTTTTATCCATCCCTCTGCCGTAGTTGCGGTTGCTGCTGATGGCATGATTATCAAGTATGTCTACGGGAACTTTATCAGCGGTGATGTGGACATGGCTATCTCTGAGGCTCAGCAGGGGATTCCGGCTCTGTCGGTGCGACGTTTTCTTGATTACTGCTTTAACTATGCCCCGGAAAAGACCAGGGCGTTTTTCACCAACATAAAGTTGTTCGTCGTCTTAGGTTTTGTATGTGCAGGCGGCCTTTTTTTTCTCTGGCTTCGTCGAAAGGACAAGAAAAAATGGGAGGAAGAGGAGGCTGTACATGATGAGCATCATCAGACAGGAAACAAGGTATGA
- a CDS encoding metal ABC transporter ATP-binding protein produces the protein MSSSEGHNLLEIDDLSVSLRGNRILDNISLRVKKGHIHALTGPNGAGKTTLMRSVMGGMPHKGTIRFLFRESSRVGYVPQFLEFDHSVPITVFDFLFLMMKKMPVFLGSRKAMRDKIEDLLKATDCSHLIDRCVGQLSGGEFRRVLLAQALSPKPELLLLDEPASNIDEVGIRHFEEMLINLRDEQGITILMVCHSMDMISRICDAVTAVNRTIFYDGPTKGLDHSELLQQYTFL, from the coding sequence ATGAGCAGCTCTGAAGGGCATAATCTGCTTGAAATAGATGACCTTTCGGTTTCCCTGCGGGGAAACCGAATTCTGGATAATATCAGCCTCAGGGTGAAGAAGGGGCATATCCATGCCCTGACCGGCCCCAATGGGGCAGGGAAAACCACCCTGATGCGCAGTGTCATGGGGGGCATGCCCCATAAGGGGACGATCCGTTTTCTCTTTCGGGAAAGCTCTCGGGTGGGTTATGTGCCTCAGTTCCTGGAATTTGATCATTCTGTGCCTATCACAGTCTTTGATTTTCTTTTTCTGATGATGAAAAAGATGCCTGTCTTTCTCGGAAGCCGCAAAGCCATGCGGGACAAGATCGAGGATTTGCTCAAAGCAACAGACTGTTCCCATCTTATTGACCGTTGCGTGGGCCAGCTTTCCGGCGGGGAGTTCCGTCGGGTCCTGCTGGCTCAGGCTCTGAGCCCAAAACCTGAGCTCCTCCTCCTTGATGAACCGGCCAGCAATATTGACGAGGTCGGTATCCGTCATTTTGAGGAAATGCTTATTAATCTGCGCGATGAACAGGGAATTACCATTCTGATGGTCTGTCATAGTATGGATATGATTTCGCGCATCTGTGATGCTGTCACTGCGGTCAATAGAACGATTTTTTATGATGGTCCCACTAAGGGGCTGGACCATTCCGAGCTTCTCCAGCAATATACCTTTTTATGA
- a CDS encoding UbiA family prenyltransferase, which produces MKKSSREGVAGEVPILPAFAGQLSDRVQLAKLVLCLQVAFSTLFGFLYTAQAFSFQAVWVALAVLVLACGAASLNSYQERGRDALMQRTRNRPLVRKKLSPQHALIQALSLIALGLFLLFQFANLESLFAGIAAVLLYNVVYTNMKGVTLYALLPGAICGALPPYIGALAVEADEALLRTVLPALLLFFWQVPHFFLVLLNHKQDYASGAVPNLLQRLSEPALQRVFLPWIAALAMVMLLFTVMPSSLDAIARLLVAANAVALLGVFGFQLIYRKEPAYGFLFQYLNFSLLFVMLVGCWGGVGS; this is translated from the coding sequence TTGAAGAAGAGTAGTCGGGAGGGAGTTGCGGGGGAGGTGCCCATCCTCCCCGCTTTTGCAGGTCAGCTCTCTGATAGAGTGCAGCTGGCTAAGCTGGTGCTTTGCCTTCAGGTGGCCTTTTCCACTCTGTTCGGTTTTCTGTACACGGCCCAGGCCTTTTCTTTTCAGGCGGTTTGGGTTGCCCTTGCAGTCCTTGTTCTTGCCTGCGGCGCGGCCTCTCTCAATTCTTATCAGGAACGGGGGCGTGATGCCCTGATGCAGCGGACTCGCAATCGTCCCTTAGTGCGCAAGAAACTCTCTCCGCAGCATGCCTTGATTCAGGCGCTTTCCCTGATAGCCCTTGGCCTGTTCCTGCTTTTTCAATTTGCTAACCTAGAGTCCTTGTTCGCAGGGATTGCTGCTGTTCTGCTCTATAATGTCGTCTACACCAATATGAAGGGTGTGACGCTGTATGCCCTTTTGCCCGGAGCAATCTGCGGTGCTCTTCCTCCCTATATAGGTGCGTTGGCGGTCGAGGCTGATGAAGCCTTGCTGCGGACCGTTTTACCCGCCCTGTTGCTCTTCTTTTGGCAGGTACCGCATTTCTTTCTGGTCCTGCTGAACCATAAGCAGGATTATGCTTCGGGTGCTGTGCCGAATCTGCTGCAACGGCTCTCAGAGCCTGCGCTTCAGCGTGTTTTTCTCCCTTGGATTGCTGCTCTTGCAATGGTCATGTTGCTCTTTACGGTGATGCCTTCCTCGTTGGATGCCATTGCCCGTCTCCTTGTAGCTGCGAATGCGGTAGCCCTGCTTGGGGTGTTTGGGTTTCAGCTGATCTATCGAAAAGAACCTGCCTATGGTTTTCTTTTTCAGTATCTCAATTTTTCTTTGTTGTTCGTTATGTTGGTTGGTTGCTGGGGTGGTGTGGGGAGCTGA
- a CDS encoding cbb3-type cytochrome c oxidase subunit I has protein sequence MTATESFYHTPSPPGLKGIWAWLLTQDHKRIGLMYLWAVGLWFCIALCCGLLMRVELMSAGRTIMGPEVYNSLFTLHGVIMIFLFVIPAVPSIFGNFFLPIQIGADDVFFPKLNLLSWYLFMLGAFLAVASLFLGEGFPDTGWTFYVPFSLTTDKNVSLTVTAAFILGMSSMLTGLNFITTVHRMRTKGMGWMQMPLFTWSLYATSWVQILATPVLSITLLMVIFERVFAIGLFDPGKGGDPILYQHLFWMYSHPAVYIMILPAMGVISEIIPVFSRKAVFGYKGIVLSSMGIAVAGSLVWAHHMYTSGMSDVAVFVFSLLTFLVAIPTAVKVFSWIATMYKGAIEMTPPLYLALIFIYLFCVGGLTGLVLGSAGTDIHLHDTHFVVAHFHFTMFGGTGFAFFAALHYWWPKMFGIMYNFKKAYIGATLAAVGFIFHYVPMFILGMQGMPRRYYDYLPKFERGNFLAGFGGFLLVIGIILMFYNLLMSFRKRQVAPQDPWGGTTLEWSVPSPPPLHNFVEEPKVKAYPYDFSEVIAQAQNDQAHQESEK, from the coding sequence ATGACTGCGACTGAATCGTTTTATCACACACCATCGCCACCGGGCCTGAAGGGAATATGGGCTTGGCTTTTAACTCAGGATCATAAACGGATCGGCCTTATGTATCTCTGGGCCGTGGGACTCTGGTTCTGCATTGCCCTCTGCTGTGGCCTGCTCATGCGGGTTGAGCTGATGAGCGCAGGCAGAACCATTATGGGGCCGGAGGTCTATAACTCCTTGTTCACCCTGCACGGGGTGATTATGATCTTTCTCTTTGTGATCCCGGCTGTGCCGTCCATTTTTGGAAATTTTTTCCTGCCCATTCAGATTGGGGCAGATGATGTCTTCTTTCCCAAACTGAATCTGCTGTCCTGGTATCTCTTTATGCTCGGGGCCTTCCTGGCCGTGGCTTCCCTTTTTCTGGGCGAGGGCTTTCCCGATACCGGCTGGACTTTTTATGTGCCCTTCAGCCTGACAACGGATAAGAATGTGTCCTTGACCGTGACCGCCGCCTTTATCCTCGGCATGTCCTCTATGCTGACCGGGCTGAACTTTATCACCACGGTTCATAGGATGCGGACCAAGGGGATGGGCTGGATGCAGATGCCGCTGTTCACCTGGTCGCTGTACGCCACCTCATGGGTGCAGATTTTGGCAACGCCGGTTCTTTCCATCACCCTGCTCATGGTTATCTTTGAGCGTGTCTTTGCCATTGGCCTGTTTGATCCGGGCAAGGGCGGCGATCCGATTCTGTATCAGCATCTCTTTTGGATGTACTCGCATCCGGCAGTATACATCATGATCCTGCCCGCAATGGGAGTAATCTCAGAGATCATTCCGGTTTTTTCCCGGAAGGCTGTCTTTGGGTATAAGGGGATCGTGCTCTCTTCTATGGGAATTGCGGTTGCAGGCTCGCTGGTCTGGGCTCACCATATGTACACCAGCGGCATGAGTGATGTTGCGGTTTTTGTCTTTTCTCTGCTTACCTTTCTTGTGGCCATTCCTACAGCGGTTAAGGTCTTTTCCTGGATCGCCACCATGTATAAGGGGGCCATAGAGATGACCCCTCCGCTCTATCTTGCCCTGATTTTTATCTATCTCTTCTGTGTGGGAGGGTTGACCGGGCTGGTGCTGGGATCAGCAGGAACCGACATCCATCTCCATGATACCCATTTTGTGGTGGCACATTTCCACTTCACCATGTTCGGTGGCACCGGCTTTGCTTTCTTTGCCGCTCTCCATTATTGGTGGCCCAAGATGTTCGGTATTATGTATAATTTTAAAAAAGCCTATATCGGGGCGACCTTGGCGGCTGTGGGCTTTATCTTTCACTATGTCCCCATGTTTATCCTCGGGATGCAGGGAATGCCGAGGCGCTATTATGATTATCTGCCGAAATTCGAACGGGGGAATTTTCTTGCCGGATTTGGTGGCTTCCTGCTCGTTATCGGTATCATCTTGATGTTCTATAACCTACTGATGAGTTTTCGGAAAAGGCAAGTAGCGCCTCAGGATCCGTGGGGTGGAACGACCTTGGAATGGTCTGTCCCGTCCCCGCCACCGCTACATAATTTTGTCGAGGAGCCCAAGGTGAAGGCGTATCCCTACGACTTCAGCGAGGTCATTGCCCAAGCTCAGAACGATCAGGCTCATCAGGAAAGCGAGAAATAA
- a CDS encoding cytochrome C oxidase subunit IV family protein, producing MNTQESPHIISYKLLGTVLAALLVLTGVTVAVSQVDLGVFNVPLALFIASTKATLVLLFFMHMKYEGKVIVVSFVSAVIFLGILISLMFFDVSFRYFS from the coding sequence GTGAACACACAAGAAAGTCCGCATATTATCTCGTATAAACTGCTCGGAACAGTTCTTGCCGCCTTGTTGGTGTTGACCGGAGTCACTGTGGCTGTTTCTCAGGTTGACCTGGGCGTCTTCAATGTGCCGCTTGCTCTGTTTATCGCCTCGACCAAGGCAACTTTGGTGTTGCTCTTTTTCATGCATATGAAATATGAGGGTAAGGTGATTGTTGTTTCTTTTGTCAGTGCAGTTATTTTTTTAGGCATCCTGATTAGTTTGATGTTCTTTGATGTGTCCTTTAGATATTTCAGTTAG
- a CDS encoding ParA family protein has product MDSRKYLIWNNKGGVGKTFLTYMLSVEYAINHPEKEVVVVDACPQSNVSEMILGGNGRGEENLTKYRENNITIAGYIKDRYERSKSAKLGTEVDYFISAHKENSSMPSNLYLLPGDVDLDICSAIINYLATAPERGAWRKSRLLLNDLVESFEQKKETQVKEKVFFIDCNPSFANYTEMAVLASNRIIIPCTADAASLRGVINLFRLIYGISLSDVNRLEENVFMMFNANVSDNGLRLPYIHSFVLNRSRAFVKKAAKAFQAHVDQIEDVAMSVEQEHANIFLPSHQASEPNGKVINVKDGNTLASIINHEGVPLSTLPPKKYSIYGQETQANQSQIDALLKDINVLIEKL; this is encoded by the coding sequence ATGGATAGCCGCAAATATTTGATATGGAATAATAAGGGTGGAGTCGGAAAAACTTTTCTAACATACATGCTTTCGGTAGAATACGCTATAAACCATCCAGAAAAAGAGGTCGTTGTAGTGGATGCCTGTCCTCAATCCAATGTCTCTGAAATGATTCTTGGTGGTAATGGAAGAGGGGAAGAAAATTTAACAAAGTATAGAGAGAACAACATAACTATAGCTGGTTATATTAAAGATAGGTATGAAAGGTCAAAGTCCGCAAAATTGGGAACAGAAGTAGATTATTTCATCAGTGCGCATAAAGAAAATAGTAGTATGCCTTCAAATCTCTACCTCTTGCCTGGGGATGTAGATTTAGACATCTGTTCAGCTATTATTAATTACCTTGCAACTGCACCTGAACGAGGAGCGTGGAGGAAAAGCAGGTTATTATTGAACGATCTTGTTGAATCATTTGAACAGAAAAAAGAAACTCAGGTCAAAGAGAAAGTGTTTTTTATAGATTGCAATCCAAGCTTTGCAAACTATACAGAAATGGCTGTCCTTGCATCAAACAGAATAATCATTCCTTGTACTGCGGATGCAGCTTCGTTACGAGGTGTTATTAATTTATTTAGGCTGATTTACGGTATTTCTCTTTCTGACGTAAATAGATTAGAAGAGAACGTATTTATGATGTTCAATGCAAATGTTTCTGACAATGGTCTTAGGCTTCCTTATATACATTCATTTGTTTTAAATAGATCAAGAGCTTTTGTAAAAAAGGCTGCTAAAGCGTTTCAAGCTCATGTTGATCAAATTGAAGACGTGGCAATGTCTGTTGAGCAGGAGCATGCTAATATTTTTCTTCCTTCTCATCAAGCATCTGAACCAAATGGAAAGGTTATCAATGTTAAGGACGGCAATACACTGGCATCGATTATTAATCATGAGGGGGTGCCTCTAAGCACCTTGCCTCCCAAGAAATATTCTATTTATGGGCAAGAAACACAGGCTAATCAGTCTCAAATAGATGCGTTGTTAAAAGATATAAATGTTTTGATTGAAAAACTTTAG
- a CDS encoding zinc ABC transporter substrate-binding protein has protein sequence MKNVLRAQFLLVVCLVFSTMQASAQDKKCHLNIGASLHPYYSWVKNIVGDEANVTSIIPPGSDPHAYQPVPSDMEHLENLDAIVINGIGHDEFIKPMLKAIENDKLLVINTSKGLPLIPVFNKHAYGGEAGKVSYNSHTYIAITGAIQQIQMIARKLSRLCPDQASLFIRNTRAYSMKLRNMLQAALMRIDMLDLNNLRIATVHDGYSYLFQELGIEVSAVVQPRHGVKPSARQLQDTIKRIKRAKVNVLFGELDYEKKYVDIIFKETGCRLYALSHISNGAYSKEHFERTMQGNINTIIAALTEVSGGMRPGGAASGSMSGQIQDNMSRQMQDASQQMQNSVQERIQNAVPAIQQQQMSERMNQQLQDTTKQMQEGVQKQLQDAIPAIQQKQMSERMGQQVQDTTKQMQDSMQESLKESLPEMQQEQVKNRMGQQMQDMQKGMMEKMAPKIPQDKE, from the coding sequence ATGAAGAACGTATTGCGCGCGCAGTTTCTGCTTGTAGTCTGCCTTGTCTTCTCAACAATGCAGGCATCTGCTCAGGACAAGAAATGTCATTTGAATATAGGTGCTTCCCTGCACCCTTATTATTCCTGGGTAAAAAATATCGTTGGTGATGAGGCCAATGTGACATCTATCATCCCGCCGGGCTCTGATCCTCACGCCTATCAGCCCGTACCCTCGGATATGGAACATCTGGAAAACCTGGATGCGATTGTTATTAATGGTATTGGTCATGACGAGTTTATTAAGCCGATGCTTAAGGCTATTGAAAATGACAAACTGCTGGTTATTAACACCAGTAAGGGCCTCCCTTTAATTCCTGTTTTTAATAAACATGCCTATGGTGGGGAGGCAGGCAAAGTCTCCTATAACAGCCATACCTATATCGCTATAACCGGCGCAATTCAACAGATCCAGATGATCGCCAGGAAGCTGAGCAGACTCTGTCCGGATCAGGCCTCTCTCTTTATCCGAAATACCCGCGCTTATTCTATGAAACTGCGGAATATGTTGCAGGCTGCCCTGATGCGGATTGATATGCTTGATCTCAATAATCTGCGTATAGCCACTGTTCATGACGGATATTCATACCTTTTTCAGGAATTGGGTATAGAAGTCAGTGCAGTAGTACAACCGCGACACGGTGTAAAACCCAGTGCCCGCCAGCTCCAGGATACTATTAAAAGGATCAAACGGGCCAAGGTGAATGTGCTGTTCGGTGAACTGGATTATGAGAAGAAGTATGTGGATATTATCTTTAAGGAGACCGGTTGTCGGCTCTACGCCCTTTCCCATATCTCGAACGGAGCATATAGCAAAGAGCATTTTGAGCGGACCATGCAGGGGAACATAAACACCATTATCGCAGCCCTGACCGAGGTTTCTGGAGGTATGCGTCCTGGTGGTGCAGCGTCTGGTTCCATGTCCGGTCAGATTCAGGATAATATGTCACGCCAGATGCAGGATGCTTCCCAGCAGATGCAGAACTCTGTTCAGGAACGGATCCAAAACGCTGTGCCAGCTATCCAGCAACAGCAGATGTCTGAACGCATGAATCAGCAGCTCCAGGATACCACCAAGCAGATGCAGGAAGGTGTTCAGAAGCAGCTGCAGGATGCTATCCCGGCAATTCAGCAGAAGCAGATGTCTGAACGCATGGGTCAGCAGGTACAGGATACCACCAAGCAGATGCAGGATTCCATGCAGGAGTCTCTGAAAGAGTCTTTGCCGGAAATGCAACAGGAGCAGGTTAAGAACCGGATGGGGCAGCAGATGCAGGATATGCAGAAAGGTATGATGGAAAAAATGGCTCCGAAAATACCGCAGGATAAGGAGTAA
- the coxB gene encoding cytochrome c oxidase subunit II produces the protein MSPVEGVDHVFWYILGISFVLLIGITAAMIVFAVKYRRSKHPVPATFRDNWKLEIIWTIVPTIIALSMFAVGWKAYVGLRSVPEDALTVDVYAQQFSWIFVYPNDKETEDELVVPFGKSVKLNLTSEDVLHGFSLPAYRIKVDAVPGMQTYAWFEADKVGTYDIHCTEYCGVNHSKMAGTLRIVPEEEYLAWLEEE, from the coding sequence ATGAGTCCGGTAGAAGGGGTAGATCACGTTTTTTGGTACATCCTGGGGATTTCTTTTGTTCTCTTGATAGGGATCACCGCAGCAATGATTGTTTTTGCGGTGAAGTACCGACGGAGTAAGCATCCTGTTCCTGCAACATTTCGGGACAACTGGAAGCTTGAAATTATTTGGACAATCGTTCCCACCATCATAGCTCTGTCCATGTTTGCGGTGGGGTGGAAGGCCTATGTGGGTTTGCGCAGTGTACCTGAGGATGCCTTGACGGTTGATGTATATGCCCAGCAGTTTTCCTGGATATTTGTTTATCCTAATGATAAGGAAACGGAAGATGAGTTGGTGGTGCCGTTTGGGAAATCGGTGAAGCTGAATTTGACTTCGGAAGATGTGTTGCACGGCTTTTCTTTGCCTGCATATCGTATCAAGGTTGATGCAGTGCCAGGGATGCAGACTTATGCCTGGTTTGAGGCAGACAAGGTTGGAACCTATGATATTCACTGCACCGAGTACTGCGGGGTGAACCATTCCAAGATGGCTGGTACCTTGCGCATTGTTCCTGAAGAAGAGTATCTGGCCTGGCTTGAAGAAGAGTAG
- the radC gene encoding DNA repair protein RadC: protein MAKFGSLPQVLDASPVLLEKIKGMGPKNIFALQFVQGIARRYLRQRIEKKNYITSSREVADYLIHAMRSLRHEVFMVVYLDASHAVIGSEILSEGTINVNTVYPRELIKSALAHHAASLVVAHNHPSGSLQPSGADEQLTRTLFLMCSFMNITLLDHLIIGAGETVYSFADHGLMDSVKKDCAAIRSRLA, encoded by the coding sequence CTGGCAAAATTCGGTTCCCTCCCGCAGGTCCTGGATGCCTCGCCTGTCCTCCTGGAAAAGATCAAAGGAATGGGACCGAAAAATATCTTTGCTCTCCAGTTTGTTCAAGGTATTGCCCGCCGTTATCTACGCCAGCGAATCGAGAAAAAGAACTATATCACCTCATCCAGAGAGGTCGCAGATTACCTGATCCATGCCATGCGGAGCCTCCGGCATGAGGTGTTCATGGTGGTTTACCTGGATGCCTCCCACGCAGTCATCGGCAGCGAGATCCTCTCAGAAGGCACCATTAATGTCAACACGGTCTACCCCCGTGAGCTGATCAAGTCAGCCTTGGCCCATCATGCCGCCTCTCTGGTGGTGGCCCATAATCACCCATCAGGCAGTTTGCAACCTTCTGGGGCGGACGAGCAGTTGACCCGGACCTTGTTCCTCATGTGCTCGTTCATGAATATCACCCTCCTTGATCATCTCATCATCGGTGCCGGGGAGACCGTGTACAGTTTTGCTGATCATGGCCTGATGGACTCTGTGAAGAAGGATTGCGCCGCGATTCGTTCCCGCCTTGCCTGA
- the hemW gene encoding radical SAM family heme chaperone HemW produces the protein MNNLGLYFHIPFCLQKCPYCSFYSLAGRTDLHARYAQALITQLCSCAEVYQGQLRPLTSIFFGGGTPTLLSPEILAELLAECLTRYPCIDEVEISIEVNPATVDAVGLAHLRRAGFNRLSIGVQSLNDTELCQLGRPHTVADAVQTVQWACEAGFDNINLDLMYGLPGQKVEAWQATLEQALSLRPEHLSIYELTLEEGTPFFRQYAQGLFSLPEEEAVLLMLEETQQLLHQAGLQHYEISNYARPGRQCQHNINYWQNGEYLGLGAGAVAFLAGTRYTALADAEQFCFCLEQSKEVWAEQERLDQEASFRETVIMGLRMTAGISLAELKERFGLDAESYYGETLERLLRQGLLRIMQGHLQLTAEGLLLANAVMAELV, from the coding sequence ATGAATAATCTCGGCCTGTATTTTCATATCCCCTTTTGTCTCCAAAAATGCCCCTATTGCAGTTTCTACTCCCTTGCCGGGCGGACAGACCTCCATGCTCGTTATGCCCAGGCACTCATCACCCAGCTGTGTTCTTGTGCTGAAGTCTACCAGGGCCAACTCCGCCCCTTAACCAGTATTTTTTTCGGAGGAGGGACGCCTACGCTCCTCTCTCCAGAGATTTTGGCAGAGCTGCTCGCCGAATGCCTGACCCGATACCCTTGTATTGATGAGGTAGAAATTTCCATTGAGGTCAATCCGGCAACGGTTGATGCTGTTGGTCTTGCTCATCTGCGCCGGGCGGGTTTCAATCGTTTGTCCATAGGGGTGCAGTCACTGAATGACACAGAGCTGTGCCAGCTTGGTCGTCCGCATACTGTAGCCGATGCCGTGCAAACGGTTCAATGGGCGTGCGAGGCAGGCTTTGATAATATCAATCTGGATTTGATGTATGGACTTCCTGGGCAAAAGGTTGAGGCTTGGCAGGCTACCCTTGAGCAGGCCCTGTCGCTCCGACCGGAGCATCTTTCCATTTATGAACTGACCCTTGAAGAGGGGACACCATTTTTCAGGCAATATGCGCAGGGGCTGTTTTCTCTCCCTGAGGAGGAGGCTGTCCTGCTGATGCTGGAGGAGACCCAGCAGCTGCTGCATCAGGCAGGTTTACAGCACTATGAGATATCAAATTATGCCAGGCCTGGGCGCCAGTGCCAGCATAATATCAATTATTGGCAAAACGGTGAGTACCTTGGGCTTGGGGCAGGGGCGGTTGCCTTTCTTGCCGGAACACGCTATACAGCACTTGCCGATGCAGAACAATTTTGCTTTTGTCTGGAACAAAGTAAAGAGGTGTGGGCAGAGCAAGAGCGGCTTGATCAAGAGGCCTCTTTTCGGGAAACAGTCATTATGGGGCTGCGTATGACTGCAGGTATCTCACTGGCGGAATTGAAGGAACGCTTTGGCCTTGATGCGGAAAGCTATTACGGTGAGACCTTGGAGCGTCTTCTTCGCCAAGGATTGCTGCGTATTATGCAGGGGCATTTACAACTCACCGCAGAGGGGCTTCTCCTGGCAAATGCCGTAATGGCGGAGTTAGTTTAG
- a CDS encoding cytochrome c oxidase subunit 3 family protein has protein sequence MEKKIDKTGIRIGMWLFLYTEIILFGGLFVLYAAYFHKFPELFAQGGEELNTLVGTVNTVVLLISSFTVAASITALQRGKKGQTIAFLLFSIFCGVFFLINKYFEWSTKFHHDIFPNSETLQNGPDGLNIFFGLYYVITGLHGLHVIIGMILLMVTLALVMKERVRKDRFQLLENAGLYWHLVDLIWIFVFPLFYLVI, from the coding sequence ATGGAGAAAAAGATAGATAAAACCGGTATCCGTATCGGGATGTGGCTGTTTCTCTATACGGAAATTATTTTATTCGGCGGGCTTTTTGTGCTCTATGCAGCCTACTTTCATAAGTTTCCTGAATTATTCGCGCAGGGAGGTGAAGAGCTCAATACGCTTGTCGGCACGGTGAATACCGTGGTGCTACTGATCAGTAGTTTCACGGTTGCCGCCTCAATCACTGCCTTGCAACGAGGAAAGAAGGGGCAAACCATAGCCTTTCTCCTCTTTTCGATTTTTTGCGGGGTGTTCTTTCTGATCAATAAGTATTTTGAATGGTCGACAAAGTTTCATCACGATATTTTTCCGAACTCTGAAACCCTGCAGAATGGCCCTGATGGCCTGAATATTTTCTTCGGGCTCTACTACGTCATTACCGGCCTGCATGGCTTGCATGTGATTATCGGGATGATATTACTTATGGTCACGCTTGCTCTGGTCATGAAAGAAAGGGTGCGTAAAGATCGTTTTCAGCTCCTGGAGAATGCTGGCCTGTATTGGCATTTGGTGGATTTGATCTGGATCTTTGTTTTTCCTCTGTTTTATCTGGTTATTTAA